The following is a genomic window from Sphingobacterium spiritivorum.
GCCCGTATCTATGATGTAACTCAGGTACAACCCCGTAAAATATGGAAATTCTTTGGTCAGGGCTTTAATGATGAGAGTGCAGATCCTTCTTCTAATAATATCGTGCTGACGCGATTAGCAGATATTATATTGTTAAAAGCTGAGGCGCATGCACAGTTGCAGCAACCAACAGAAGCATTGGAACTGCTGAACCGTATTCGTCGCCGTGCCGGACTTTCGGTCATGGATGAGGCATCAGCAAACAATCTTTATGGAAATCTGGTGAATGCTATCCTGCATGAGCGCTCGATCGAATTATGCTTTGAAGGACACCGCTGGTTTGACCTGGTACGTACAGGTAAAGCAATCTCCACAATGAAACCTATCAACGGCCTTGCTGATGAGCGTAATCTTGTATGGCCGATTCATGAAAGTGCTGTTCTTAGAAACCCTAACCTTAACCAAAATGAATTTTATAAGTAATCATATGAAAAAGATAAAACATATAATTACGCATTCCCTGTTGGGGATGAGTATATTGGTTTTGCTCTTCAGTTGTGAAATCCAGGAAAGCTTTGACTATGAACATGCCCCGGACAACAGTAAACTGAATATGTCTGCATTGGCCTATATCAAAGGAAATGAATCTCTTTCGATGTTTGCAGAGGCTGTAGAACGGACTCAGTTTGCATCGTTCTATGAAGGTACCACTCCTGCAACATTTATTGTTCCCAATAATCAGGCATTTACGGCTTATCTGAAAGAGAATGGATATGTTAGCATCGCCGCTATTCCGCTTCCGATATTAAAAAATATACTACGGTATCATATTGTCAAGAGTGTAGTTAATTTTAATGATCCGGCTTTAGCACCCAGCAACAGACCTATTGCTTATACTACAGAAAACGGCCAGATTATGTACTTGTCGCATACCAGTACCTATGTCGGGCTGATCAACGAAGGTACAAACAGACAATGGCAGATCCGGACGTCCAATCTGGTGCCTGATAACGGTGTTATTCATGTTGTAAATTTTGTTGTTTTCTATTCTGCACCTACGGGTGATGCCAATGCTGTCAATCCGAATCTGTTGCAGGACACTATTTTTCCGAAACAGGATAGCTATGTTAATGGCGGGATTGAATCAACCAAAAACTTTGGTACAAATACATTATTGAAAATCAAGAATGTAAGCAATAACGGTGACTACGACCGTAAGGCTTTTTTGATGTTTGACTTCGCAGATTTCAAGAAACAAGGTGTAGTGACAGATCTTAAATTGCAACTGGCTGTATCTTTTACAGCAGCGAAAGGAGTTGATCTCAATCTGTTTGAAACGCCTAGTACTTCGTGGGTAGAGGCTTCGCTGAATTTCACCAATGCCGTGTTCCCTACATCTCCGCGTATTGCATCGATCAAGACGAGTAAAGTCAGTACGTTCAAATTTGACCTTACGGATTACTACAAAGAGCGTAAACCCACAGGATTGAAGTCTTTCATGCTGGATGGTCAGCCGGGATCTGACGAAACCGATGAAATCGCATCTAAGGAACATCCTACATTGGCGAAGCCGATGTTGATTGCTACTCTGGCGACTGGAGATTCTGAACTGGTGTTGCAAAAACAGCAGGATTTTGAAGTCAGCAATGGTGGAATGTATGTGCTTTCTAATGATAATCTCAAAGTTGACGGCGCATCGGCCGCTGATATTATCTATACTATTGATGACCTGCCTGCTTTCGGATGGTTTATAAAAGGTGCAGAGGTGCTGAAAAAAGGAAGTCGTTTTTCGCAGCTGGATTTAGATCTTAAGAATGTGGTATTTATCCATAATGGCGAAACTTTAGGAACTAAAAGTCTACTGCTGACTGCCCGTGATAAAGCGGGTGCTGTACTGGAAGATATCAAAATCAATATTATAGCGAAGTAATATGAAATGGTATAGCTTAAAATTCAGCGCTCTCGCATTTGTCGTATTTCTGGTAAACTGCGGAGGGTCATCTGTAGAAGTGGACAAACCTGTTGTGCCTACGGACCGGGTGATCAGTTTCTCGGGTATGGATTGGATTGTTCGTACTACGAATAATAGAACAGAAGGTCCTGGGCCTAACCGGTTTTCAGACTCAGATAAAAATGTCTGGGTAGACGGGACAAACCGCTTACACCTCAAAATAAGACAGGAGGGAGGCAACTGGTATTGTGCCGGTGTGACGGCTAAAAAGTCTATGGGATATGGTAAATACATCTTTTACATCGGCTCGGATATTAATCAGCTGGATAAGAATGTTGTGGCAGGACTTTTTACTTACCTGAATGATGAGGAGGAGATCGATATCGAGTTTTCAAAATGGGCTGTAGCGGATAACGTAAATGCTCAGTTTGTGTCCCAACCATCTACAATAGCAGGAAATAAAGTGCGCTTTGATATTGCTCCCAATCTGGGACAAACGCAGCATTACTTTGACTGGCAGGAGAAGCAGATTGCTTTTGCCAGCAGTTATACGGATAGCAAGGGTTTATCCCAACCGATTCATGAATGGATCTATACCGGAAAGCAGATTCCGAAAGAAAAGAATGAGAAGTTGAAACTGAATCTGTGGTTGTTCCGCGGACAAATGCCTTCTGATCTTAAAGAACAGGAAATAGTGATAGATAGTGTCCGTTTTGTAAAACAATAGTTAGGAGGAACGTAATTTTTTATTAAATAGTGATTATATGCTTTTAGAGAAATTGAATATTGATGTTGCCGATACTGCACAGGAGATAGGTGAACGGGCAGGGAAGGCTATAGAAGCCGCACTTGTGGAATTGCAAACAAAGAAGGATGAGATTCGGGTAATCTTTGCTGCTGCCCCTTCACAGGATTTTATGCTCGATTACCTTGCTAAATCAACAAAAATTGAATGGTCAAAAATTGTAGCGTTTAATATGGACGAGTATCTGGAACTGGAAACCGATGCTTCCCAGCTTTTTTCAAATTATCTGGAAAACAGATTGTTCAGACATATTCATCCGAAAAGGAAATATTTTATAAATCCGGATCAGCCGGCAGCTGAGGAGATTGCGCGGATATCAGCACTGATCAGCGTGGCACCTATAGATGTAGTGTGTCTGGGTATAGGTCAGAATGGTCATATTGCTTTTAATGATCCGCCTGTAGCTGATTTTGAAGATAGTCATATTATTAAACAGGTTGAATTGGATGAAGTCTGTCGTATGCAGCAGGTGGTAGATGAGTGTTTCGCAACTATTGAAGATGTGCCTAAGTATGCACTGACCTTAACGATCCCGACCATTATGGATGCAAATCAGTTGTTTTGTGTAGTAGTAGGAGAGCATAAAAGAGAAGCGGTGAAGCATACGCTGAACTCTCCGATCAATACAGAATGGCCTTCTACTATTTTAAGAAAGCATAAAGACTGTCATTTCTTTTTTGACCGGAAGGCATATCCAGCAACATAAAAAAATGTGTGTTTGATGGTTGTCCCCGATCTAAAAAGAGTTTTTTAAAAAGTATGTGAACGAGCCTCTGTCTGCCCGCCGGATCAGGGGCTCGTTGTTATTAGATACCTGTGGAATAAGCGCGTTGATAGGTTAAATACTTGTGAGATACGTGATGTATTGGCATCGCCTGTAAAGCGAGACTAATACATAAAACCAAAAAGCCATACCGGAATGATATTTCCAAAACCTATTTCAATACCGTCTTTCGCAACGTAAGCATTTTCTATATTTGCTATTTGTTTCTTGGTTTTGTTTTTGCCTCCGATTTCAAATCTATACCTTTTATCGATCACAAAATCTGCTGTTTCTGAAAGGTTTATCTCATGCAAGCCTTTAAATTGATTTAAGAAAAACGTTTCTCTGACATTTCCTATATTGGTGTTTTCTTTTGCCAGTGCATACATCAGATTGCTGTTGTTCAGATACAATTTTTCTGGCTTGGTCAATACCCCGATTCCTGAATTGTCTTTGTACAATTCATTGACGAGTCCGGCACGTTCCAGAATTTTTATGCTTTGTACCAGCATGTTACGGGAAACACCGACTTTTTCACTCAGTTTGGTAATATTGGGCGTAAATGGTGCACTCGAAGCAACGGTAATGAGCAATTTCTTCAATTTCACCAAGGTATCATATTGTAAATCTTCTACTGCATTGATATCTATTTCAATAATCAGATTAATTGTGTTTTGTAATTTCTGAATGTATAGATCTTCATTCTCTTTGTAATAGGGGTAAGCTCCCGTTTTCAGATATTTTTCAAATAGCGGTAAGGGTTTTAGTTCATTTAATACTTCCGTAGCAATAACATTTTGGTTTTCTAAAATCTTTGAAAGCGAATGAACGGGAAATACTTTTTTTGTTTCAAATATGATAAACTCTCTGAAGGAAAGCTCTTTCAGATAATAACCGACAGCTCTGCGACTCAGATCTGACTCGGATTTATAAATTTCCAGTAGTGATGATGAAGTGAAGATAACGTTAAGCTCAGGAAAGTTATCGTAAATAAGTTTTATCTCTCTTGACCAGTTGGGGTATTTGTGAACCTCGTCAAGGAGTAAATGTGTTCCTCCGAATTGAGCAAAATGCTTTGCGAGATCATACAGCTTGTTCTCAAAAAAATAAATATGATCTAAACTTACATACAGCGTCGATTGTAACGGCAAATATAGCTTGGCCAATTGCAGAAGCAAGGTAGTTTTTCCGGCACCTCTGGCTCCTTTTACTACAATAAGACGATTATTCAGATCCATTTGATGGACCAGATAACGTTGTATATCCAGGGATATACGCGCTATTTTTGTCTGAAATTCTAATAATAATGTCTCCATTTTGCTTTATGTATAAAGCAAATGTATGTTATTTTGTTAAATAAAAGAAGCAATTTTTTATAAAAATGCTTTATATAAGAAGCATTTTGTATTAGTTGTTATTTTCGTAAAACTCCTTAATTACATAGTCGATGTCATTTAGTTTACCCAGTTCTTTCAATAAATAGTACCGGTGCAAAAAGCCTGTTAATACTACAATTTTTTTGCCGGGATATTTTTTTGCTATGTTATAAATGTTTTTGGCCATTGTCTGATTTCGTAAATCCCAGAAACCGGACATGAGTCTGAAGCCGTCTTTGTAATTTATACTGTCTCCATCAGGTTTTACAACATATTTTTTCGAGAATTCAGGCCTTGAATTTGTGATTTTTAACAGTTCCTTATATTGATAATTCTGCCTCTTTTCTGAAATGCTATCCGTTGTTTTGTTATTAAAATTTTCAGGCGATAATGTTGAAATTTTTATAAGGTCATTCGTAATGATATTGAACGTTTCATAAATATCAGCTTCTTCCGCTGTAAGTGCATTTGCCTGATACAGGCTATCTATAAGTTGAACGGATAAATTATCTGCAGGAACCATTCCCATTGCTTTGCGGTATTTGTTTCTGCCTTCAAAATCAAAGGGAAACCGCAAAGTACGGGGATATTGTTTCAAATAAAGATTACTCGCCTGAATTTCATTTCCTTTAAAAAAACCGCCTCGTTCATAATCTTTCATTCCTTCGCTATCGACTTCGTGTAGTATAATGTCCGGCTTTATAGTATTCAGGATTCCAAGTAATATCTTTGGATTATAGTTAGGGACGCTGTCGTGAATATTCCCAATGACATAAATTTCAGTTCTGGAATGCTGAGAAAAAGCGATGTTAATGAGTAAAAATGAGAGTAGTGTAGCAAACAATTGTTTCATAGGGTTGTATCTGATGGTCTAGCATGTATCATATCTTCCGTTCTTGGGAAAATGGGGTCCATTTTCTCCTATAGGAGATACGATATTTCTATTGCTAAAGTACGAAAAAGCACCTGTAAGCCCTATTGAATTTACTGAATTATCTTATTTTTCTGTTTTTAAAAATCACTTAACCAACAATCTTTTTATATCCAAAAAACATGTAAAGTCTTGAGGTATTCAATCTTGAAAAACTATATTAAAATATT
Proteins encoded in this region:
- a CDS encoding CBM96 family carbohydrate-binding protein gives rise to the protein MKKIKHIITHSLLGMSILVLLFSCEIQESFDYEHAPDNSKLNMSALAYIKGNESLSMFAEAVERTQFASFYEGTTPATFIVPNNQAFTAYLKENGYVSIAAIPLPILKNILRYHIVKSVVNFNDPALAPSNRPIAYTTENGQIMYLSHTSTYVGLINEGTNRQWQIRTSNLVPDNGVIHVVNFVVFYSAPTGDANAVNPNLLQDTIFPKQDSYVNGGIESTKNFGTNTLLKIKNVSNNGDYDRKAFLMFDFADFKKQGVVTDLKLQLAVSFTAAKGVDLNLFETPSTSWVEASLNFTNAVFPTSPRIASIKTSKVSTFKFDLTDYYKERKPTGLKSFMLDGQPGSDETDEIASKEHPTLAKPMLIATLATGDSELVLQKQQDFEVSNGGMYVLSNDNLKVDGASAADIIYTIDDLPAFGWFIKGAEVLKKGSRFSQLDLDLKNVVFIHNGETLGTKSLLLTARDKAGAVLEDIKINIIAK
- a CDS encoding glycoside hydrolase family 16 protein is translated as MKWYSLKFSALAFVVFLVNCGGSSVEVDKPVVPTDRVISFSGMDWIVRTTNNRTEGPGPNRFSDSDKNVWVDGTNRLHLKIRQEGGNWYCAGVTAKKSMGYGKYIFYIGSDINQLDKNVVAGLFTYLNDEEEIDIEFSKWAVADNVNAQFVSQPSTIAGNKVRFDIAPNLGQTQHYFDWQEKQIAFASSYTDSKGLSQPIHEWIYTGKQIPKEKNEKLKLNLWLFRGQMPSDLKEQEIVIDSVRFVKQ
- a CDS encoding 6-phosphogluconolactonase, coding for MLLEKLNIDVADTAQEIGERAGKAIEAALVELQTKKDEIRVIFAAAPSQDFMLDYLAKSTKIEWSKIVAFNMDEYLELETDASQLFSNYLENRLFRHIHPKRKYFINPDQPAAEEIARISALISVAPIDVVCLGIGQNGHIAFNDPPVADFEDSHIIKQVELDEVCRMQQVVDECFATIEDVPKYALTLTIPTIMDANQLFCVVVGEHKREAVKHTLNSPINTEWPSTILRKHKDCHFFFDRKAYPAT
- a CDS encoding ATP-binding protein, producing the protein METLLLEFQTKIARISLDIQRYLVHQMDLNNRLIVVKGARGAGKTTLLLQLAKLYLPLQSTLYVSLDHIYFFENKLYDLAKHFAQFGGTHLLLDEVHKYPNWSREIKLIYDNFPELNVIFTSSSLLEIYKSESDLSRRAVGYYLKELSFREFIIFETKKVFPVHSLSKILENQNVIATEVLNELKPLPLFEKYLKTGAYPYYKENEDLYIQKLQNTINLIIEIDINAVEDLQYDTLVKLKKLLITVASSAPFTPNITKLSEKVGVSRNMLVQSIKILERAGLVNELYKDNSGIGVLTKPEKLYLNNSNLMYALAKENTNIGNVRETFFLNQFKGLHEINLSETADFVIDKRYRFEIGGKNKTKKQIANIENAYVAKDGIEIGFGNIIPVWLFGFMY